From the genome of Pseudanabaena sp. PCC 7367:
ATGTATTGCATCTGCAGGCAACCGATGAGTTTGGGAATGTCTCGGATAGCTTTGATATTAACTTTACCCTTGATACTACGGCTCCAGCAGCACCAACGATTGGTTTAGATCCAGCCTTTGATACGGAGCCAGTGGGAGATGGGCAGACTACGTTAGACTTGGTGACGCTTACTGGCCAGAGTGAGCCGAATAGTCAGATTGAGATTGTGCAAACTGGGCAAACGGCGATCGCTGATGCCAGTGGTCTCTTCTCGATCTCCAATGTTGCTCTGGCATTAGGTGCTAATCAGTTTGATATTAAGGCGATCGATGTGGCGGGTAATGAGGTCACAATCACTGAGTCTTTCACTCGTCTGGATAATACTCCATCAGTGTCGTTTGATACGGCTTCCTTTAGTGCCACAGAAGAGGCAACGGCTACGGATGTGGTAATTCCAATTACGCTCAGTGATACACCGACGGCTGATATTACGGTGCCGATTACGGTTGATGGCACGGCGATCGCTGGTGCTAATGATGACTTTACGATTTCAGATAGTTCAATCACTTTCACCGCTGGTGCCACTGGTACGGATTTAACTCAGAATGTCACGGTCACGATTAACCCGGATGATATTCCTGAGCCCGATGAAACGGTCATTCTTGGTTTTGGTACTTTGCCTGCTGGGGTGGAGTTGGGCAGTATTGATGCCAGCACGGTGACGATCGCGGCGAATGATGCGATTCAGGGTGATACGTTGACGGTGCTGCCGGGGGCTAGCGTAGAGGTGGAGCTGAGCGATATTCTCACTACTGCGGTTAGCTTCAGCTTGCAGGATGCGGATGGTTTACCTACCGGTGAGTTGGAAGGGGATGGCACGCTAATCTTCAATCCCACTCCAGATCAGATTGGGACTTATCAATTCACAGCGGTAGGGATTGACCAGAATGGACAGGAATTTACCCAGAACTATACGCTCAATGTAGTTGCAGATCCTATAACTACTACTCGTATTTCTGGCACGATCCTCAATACCGATGAAGATGCTTTAGCCGGTTTACCAATTGAGCTTGGTGGTATTCAAACAATTACTGACAGCAATGGTGAATTTACGATCGAAGTGAGTGGACCATTACCCAGTGATACATTACGGGTATTGGGGCAGGATTTTGATGATGGAAGTGGCGATGAATATCCCTTCATTGCAGAGAAACTAGAGCTTGTTTTAGAGCATGATCCCTACATTGGCTTTAATAATATAATCGATCGGCCGATCTACCTACCGGTATTGGATACCTCCAATGCAGTTCCTATTATCCCTGGTTCTGGTACCGATGTGACTACAGACAATATACCTGGAGCATCAGTATTTGTCGCTGCAGATTCAATTGTAGATCAAGAGGGAAATCCCTTTAATGGGTCACTAAGTATTACAGAAGTACCACGGGATCTAACTCCTGCCGCACTGCCTGAGGATCTTATCCCGGATGTGGTAGTCACTATCCAACCAGGGGAGATGAATTTCACTACTCCTGCCCCCCTAACCTTGCCTAACCGAGCTGGTTATGAGGAGGGCACGGAAATGACACTATGGTCGATCAATCCAATTACTGGCGAGTTCGATGATGTGGGGGTTGGGATTGTTCAACCTGGTGATGAAGGCTCTGGTAGCGTTATTACTACTGTAAGCGGAGGTATTCGCAACAGTAGCTGGCACTTCTTGGTTCCAAGACCACCACTACCAGCTCCACCAGCTCCACCACAAGGACCAGGAGGGGTTGGTACACCAGGTAATCCGGCACTTGCTCAAGATGATGAGGCAAACTGTGGTGATGCCCAAGATTGCTCTAGAGCTAGCCAGCCTTTTACTCCGGAGGTACAGTTGTATTCTGGGGCAACAATTGAAAGACACAATCTGCCAACCTATCAATCCCTAGGCCAGGCAAGAGGTGTATCGCTAGTTTATGACTCAGTTCGGGCTGACCCACGTCCAATCGTCAACTTTGGTTATGAAGATGTCATTCGTGGCAGTAGTCAGTACCAAAGATTAGTTGCTGATCTAACAATCAAGCAAGGAGATTTTGAGTATCAAGTCCCTGGCATAGCTGATGGAGATTTTGGTCTGGATGGTGGACAGCATTTTTGGGATTTTCAAACTGGTGACGCTGTGAGTGCTGGTTTACAGGCAGATTTGAGTTCTTTATCCTCTGGCCGCTACGAATTTGAAATGAGCACTGGACTCCTATGGTCAGATGATCCTGTTAATAATGGTTTTAGTGGTTCCACATCCACCCAAACTGGCAGTTTAATCAACGTTAATCTTATAGATAGTCCATTTGGTAGTGGATGGGGAATGGCAGGCCTACAAGAGCTAGTTATCAACCCAGATGAATCTGTCCTACTAATAGATGGTGGTAGCGGTGAGCTATTATTTGAAGGGCCTGATATCTTCGGCGAGTCATATGTATCACCTCCAGGAGATTTTTCTACTCTGGTGCAGCTACCTGATGGAACCTTCCAGCGCACCATGAAAGACCAAACCGTTTATACATTTAATCCAGATAATAAGCTGGCAAGCATGGTGGATCGCAATGGAAATGCGACTAACTATACATACAACGGTTTGGGCTTATTGGATAAGATGATAGATCCAGTTGGTCTTGAAACTACTTTTACCTATGATGCTAATAACAAAGTTTCCACCATTGAAGATCCATCTGGGCGTTCTACAACACTGGAATACGATGCTGATGGCAATCTAACCAAAATCATCGATCCCGATAGTACCGAACGGTCATGGGATTATGACGATAGACATCATATAATCGCTGAGACTGATAAGCGCAATAATCGAGAGGAGACCTACTATAACTTTGCCGGTCGTGCTGATTATGCGATTACCAAAGACAATGAAAGGATAGAAGTTGAGCCTTTTCAATCCCGTGTACTAGCAGATCCCACCCAAACTGTAGATGCGCTGAATGCTCCTATAGCATCTTCTCTTGGAACAATTGAAGCTACTTATACGGATGCTAACGGCAACACTATGACAGCTTTTCTTGATCGCAGGGGGCAAATTGTGTCTGGTTTTGATCAGGAAGGTAATTTGCCATCCATTATCAGAGATGAAGATACTAATCTGGTCTCAATGGAGATCGATGCTAGAGGAAATATCAATGAGTATGAATACGATGCTAATGGCAATCCAATTACGATCGTAGATAGTTCTACTGGCTATATAGGCGAAGATTATTTCCCAAGTTCTAAGCGTTTTGAGACTGAGAAAGTATCAGATATAGCCACTGGTGATTTCAACAAGGATAGTGTACTCGATATTGTTACGACAAATACTGACGGTACAAGCCCAGGCTCTGTATCTGTATTCATCAGTAATGGGAATGGAGGATTTGAAAGTAAAACTGATTTTGGCGCAGGTGGTTCTAATCCATTTCTAGCAGAATCTGCAGTTGTTGATCTAAACGGAGATGGGAATCTCGATCTTGTTACTCCCTCCTCTGGGGGTATAAAGCTACTCTTAGGAGACGGTACCGGTAGCCTTGGCACTCCTACAAATATTCCTGTAGCAGGGACAACAAGCTACTTCCCTACTCTCACTGGCGACTTTGATAATGATAATGATGTAGATATTTTTACGTTTTATGCAGGTACAGGTGCTTTAGGAGCAATTTTACTTAATGATGGCAGTGGTAATTTCACTACTCAAGAAATTGCGAAATCTACACCAGCTAACTTCTCAATCGTTACTAAGGCCGCATTAGGTGACATCAATAATGATGGTAATTTAGATCTGGTTTTCACCCCAAACACGAGTGATGGCAATAAGCTCTATGTACGTTTAGGTAACGGAAGCGGTGGATTTAACGGCGCAAGTACGTTTAATTTCGGGGAGATTCGCCCTGGTAGAAGTCTCAAGTTTGGCGATTTCAATAATGATGGCGCTTTAGACGTTATTACAAATAGTGGCCCAACTTTTAGTACCGCTAGTGAGTTAACGGTTATCTTAGGAAATGGTAATGGTGGTTTTACCAATGCCATATCATACACACCTCAAGACTTTAACCTTAACTCATCTGGTAATTTCGATATTGGTGACATAAATTATGATGGTAACTTGGATGTAGTTACTCCAACATCAAATTTGGATGATTTGGCATTGGTGTTAGGAAATGGAGATGGAAGCTTTTCAGATTCTCTTATTCGTCCAACCAGTTTGACCAGAATCAATAACAATGGGACTGTTATACTATCCGATTTAAATGGTGATTCTGTACTTGATATAGTTGCTGTTGAAGGAGCACCTGATCAGAATGGTGCTGTTTTGCTAGGCGCTGGCTTAGATGGGCTTCGTGCTCTAGGTGGAGAAAGTGGAATTACATATGATTCCACTTTCAGTAGGCAAACTAGCTACACTGATGAACTGGGGCGACAAACCCTATACGATATTGATCCTAATAATGGAAATATGCGTTCCATGACGCGTGTGGTTAGTGGTGGTGATGACGTAGTAACTACCTACACATATACTAGCCAAGGTCAGACCGATACCATGACTGACTCATTGGGAAGAGTTACTGACTATGACTATGATAATTTTGGGAATCTAATTAAAATCACCTATGCCCAGGGTACTCCCGATGAAGCATTCGAAATGTTTGAATATGACGCTGCGGGTAATCAGACTGCCATGATCGATGAGAATGGCAATCGTACTGAGTACGAGTATGATTCGCTGAATCGTTTAATCGAAATTACTTCAGCAGATCCCGATGGCACAGGGCCCCTATCTTCTCCTGTAACCACATTTACCTATGATGCGAATGGGAATCAGCGAACCATAACCGATCCCTTAGGTCGCTTAACCACTAGTGATTACGATGATATGGATCGCCTAATTAGATTGAATGATCCTGATCCCGATGGTGCAGGGCCATTACCTTCTCCTGAAACTATATATGGTTATGATAGCCATGGAAATCAGACTTCTCTTATCGATCCACTTAACCGGGAGACCAGATTCGTTTATGACGATCGTAACAGAGTGATCGAGACGATTCTTCCTGATGGTGTGATTGAAAGGCAAGAATATGACGCAGATAATAATGTCATAGCTAGAATTGATGGTAATGATCATAGAACCGAAATGGTCTATGATCTCGAAGATCGGCCCATTTTAGAACGCGATCCCCTTGGCAATGAAACCAGATATGTATATGACGAAACAAGCCAATTGATAGCGCAAATTGACGCTAATGGCAATCGTACTGAGTTCAGCTATGACGATCGAGGAAGGCAAGTTTCTACTAAAGATGCCGAAGGGAATATCTTCTTCACTGACTATAATGATGTGGGCAATGTAATTTCTGAAAGAGATCCACTAGGCCAAATAACTACCTATGAATATGACAACCGCAATCGCACTGTTAGGGTAATTGACCCAATCAACGGCATTACTATTACAACCTATGATGATGCTAGCAACGTCACATCAATTACTGACCCTGAAGGCAATACAACCTCATATGATTATGATGGCCTTAATCGATTGGTAACGGAAACTAATCAGTTAGGCAATAGCAAGACGCATGAGTACGATCCTGTTGGTAATAGAATACGCTCTACTGATCGCAACGATAGAGTGCGTGAGTTTACCTTTGATGATTTAAACCGCATGACTGCAGAAGTTTGGCTGGATAGTGCAGCTACGCCAATTCGAACCGCAGTATTTGCTTATGACGCAGCCGATCAATTAACCAGCACTAGCGATCCAGATTCCACCTATACCTACACCTATGATCTAAGAGGTCGTCTTGATACCTCTAGTAATGCTGGTACTTCTGGTTCCCCAACAGTCATTATGAATTATGACTATGATAATGCTAGCAATCTTATTCGGGTGGAAGACTCTATTAACGGGGTACAAGCAGGGGTTACTAACTACTCTTATGATGCTGCAAATCGTCTCCTCAATATTCGACAAAGCGGTAATGGTGTAGAAAATAAGCGGGTCGAATACACTTACGATGCGGTCGGCCAGGCAGAGAGTATTAAGCGTTATTCAGATATTATTGGATCTCAACTGGTTGCTGAAACAGCCCATACCTATGATGAGCTTAATCGGCTTGAGAACATTTCTCATTCTGGCGCTGCAATGGCTTTGACCTATGACTTTACATACGATGACAATGGGCGTTTGACGAGGATTGATAACAGCATTGATGGCAGCAGCGATTTTAATTACGATGATGATGATCAGCTAACTGCTGCGGATTATTCATTCCAAGCCGATGAAAATTATTCCTATGACCAGAATGGCAATCGCACTAATGCAGGCTACCAAACTGGAGATAATAATCGATTAGAAAGTGATGGTACCTATGATTATGCATATGACAATGAAGGTAATCTGATTAGCAAAACTGATCAGATCTCTGGAGAGGTAACCGAGTACACCTGGGATTATCGCAATCGCTTAACTGGAGTGGTTGTGAAAGACAGCAGTAACAATATTATTCAGCAAAGTGACTACACTTATGATGTGTACGACCTGCGCATTGGCAAATCTGTGGACTCTGATGGAGCAGGTGCAGCACCTGCCGCTGTTACGCGCTTTATCTATGGGATGAATGACAATATTGCCCTGGAGTTTGATGGTGGTGGCACTCAAACTAATCGTTATCTTTACAGTCTGGGTGTCGATCAATTCCTAGCGGATGAGCAGCAGGCTGAAGGACGGGTGCTTTGGGCGCTGACTGATCATGTTGGTACTGTAAGAGATTTGATCGATTCTACTGGAACACAGCAAAATCATATTACCTATGATAGTTTTGGTGGATTAACCAGCCAGACTGATGCATCTGTTACCACGCGTTTTGGCTTCACTGGTCGTGAATTAGATTCTGAAACTGGTTTACACTATTATCGTGCTAGATATTTTGATTCTAATAATGGGCGCTTCATTAGTGAAGATCCGCTTGGCTACACAGCTGGTGATGCGAATCTATATCGTTACGTATTTAACAATCCCGCCATTTCAGTAGATCCGTCAGGTTTAGAAGCACTTATATATATACATAAAAATGGTAATTTTGTGGGACATGTCTCATTAGATGTAAATGGGACTGTATACACTTATGGCAGATTCGGTGAACAACCCAAAGCAGCTAGCGCTGGTATCGGAGGTGATGGTTATCTTTATAAAGTGCCTCGAGAAGAATACTTTAGACGTATTGGTAGTGGAGGGAATTTCGTGGGATCACACGATACTGTAGAGCAATGGGAACTACCTCTAACTGCATCCCAAGAGCAAGATGCCCAAAGCTACCTTGACGATCTCTACGACCAAGGCACAAATGAACGTCAGGTAGAAGATAAGCCACACATAAAGGGTAGAAGAGTAAGAGATTATAGTATCTTTACTGAAAGTTGTGTAACTATAACTATGGAAGCATTACCAGATGGCCCCCTTAAAGATGCTCTAAGGGGTCGAAATCGTACTTATGGAGGAATTGTTTTTCACCCTAATGATGTATCAGATGCTTTACGTGTTGTCCCAGGAATTAAGAGATTACCAGACAATCGTCCAGAACCTTCATCTATCGGATTAACAGAAAATGATCCAAGAAGACGTTTAAGGATCAATGCAGCTGATAGGCAGAGAGAACAGATATTACAAAATGGCGCAATTCGTCCTACACCATAAAACTAAATTTGCTTAAATTAATAATAGTTAACTCAGTCCATAATTGCTAATCATGAATTATGTTCAAGAATCACAAGACAAATCTAAAACGTCGAGATTTAATTTTTGGAGCACTTTTAGGTTGTGGACTAACATCAATATTAGCCATTAAAAGAAACAAAATATCTGCAACTAATACGTTAGCGGCAAGATTGGAGCTTAAAAGTTTCAATTTTGAAACTGTAAAGGTAAATGAGTTTGGTGAAATCATAGATACTAAGACAAGACAGGCTAAAGAATTTATCGAGGATTTAGATAAAAGTATTCAGATGGAAATGGTGGCTATAGCAGGAGGTAGCTTCACTATGGGAACATCTGAGAATGAGGAGGGCATCTGGTCAGGAGACTCATCTGAACCGCAACATGAGGTTCACATCAAACCTTTCTATATGAGTAGGTATTTGATTACCCAGGAACAGTGGCTTACAGTAATGGGTAAATTCACTGTAGATCCAAAATATAAAAATGGAAGGCTTCCAATTGCTTGGGTGGACTGGATTGATGCACAAGATTTTTGCCAAGCACTAAGCAAAATAACTGGTAAAAAGTATCGATTACCTAGTGAGGCAGAATGGGAGTATGTCTGTAGGGCAGGAACCACTACTCCATTTCATTATGGCGAAACTATCACCACCAATCTAGCAAATTATAATGGAAATTATGATGCATATGGGCAAGGCCCAAAGGGAGAGAATAGAGGAAAAGCAACTGAAGTAGGCCAATTCCCTGCTAATCCATGGGGATTGCATGATATGCATGGCAATCTTTTAGAATGGTGTGAAGATGTATGGTTCAATAGCTATTATGGAGCACCTAGCGATGGAAGTGCACGCTCTCTTATTGGCTGGAAACTAGGGAGAAATCCATATAAAGTAGTAAGAGGAGGTTCATGGATAACCGGGCCTCATAGTGCACGTTCAGCATATCGTAGTGAATATCGCTTTTATCGCAGATTGAGTCGTATTGGATTTCGTGTGGCTTGTTCTCTTTCTTGACATCAGCTATTCTCTATTCAAAGCTTTGAGAACATTTGCTTTTAGCGATCCAACTTTTACACGACCAGTGCATCACTTTCACATAAGGTTCTTAGGCGAGCGGCTAAACCTGGTCGATCATAATTCTAACTACTGACTCATCATAAATGCGATCGTCACTCATTAACTTTTGCCTAAAAGTTAATAAGTCTGTTTTTGGGGTCTAAGCAAGGGTGAGTAAGGGCTTGGCTGGGGTTTTTATGCTTAATTCAAAAGGGCTTGATTTTACGCCTCATTAAGTTTTAGTAGTATGGTGCTAAAACTTAATGAGTAACGCGAGGCCAATATGGCGATCCCAAAAGGGCAAAATCCGCACCACCCGAAACGGGGTGCATCGACAAAAGTGGAACCGATTCGCAGCAAAAAGGCGATCGATCATATTAAGAAGATTTTGAAGCCACGCGATCGGTGTCTGTTCATTCTGGGTATTAACACGGCGTACCGGGCCAATGAATTGTTATCGCTGCGGATGAGGCATGTGCGTTGGGTCGAGGTGGGGGATGTGTTGGATATTAAGCAATCGAAAACCGATCAGTATCGAATGGCGTCCCTGAATCGATCTGCCGTTGCGGCGTTGCATGAATACGTTGAATCGGCGGAATGTCAGCGGCGAGACGATGACGAGTACCTATTTCAATCGCAGCGCAGCCATGTGTTACGGGTGCCGTCGGTGGTGAATATGGTCAAGCGATGGTGCCAGGATGTGGGTCTGAAAGGTAACTATGGCAGTCATACGCTGCGCAAGACCTGGGGGTATTGGCAATATAAAAGCGGTAATGCCGAAACGTTGCCGCGATTGATGGTGGCGTTTGGTCATGCCTCACAAAAGCAAACGCTGGACTATCTGTGCATCCAAGCCGAGGATGTGAAGGCGTTGTTTGCAATGGAGTTGTAGAAATATTGGCCTTCTTTTGCCACTCTGATGGGCTGTCCATTTTTTCGAGGCAGGTCACTTGTGATATCAAATCCTGATAAACACCTATAGTAAGATGGTGGTGATGTTAGGCGACAATTACCTTGGCGTCTGGATGACGATTACTTGGCATAAAAAGATGATCGCCAGCAAGGATATGAGATCGCAAGTGGAGGTAGGCGTCAACTAGAAAAAAAGAGATCAAAACGGGAAAAAAGAAAGACACTAAAGACGTTCAAACAGGAAAGTGGAACGTCAGCAGTGTCAGGTCAATATATAAAACAATATCAAGTGCAAGTGTACAAGAAAGCACGAGAGGTCGGCTGCAATCAAAATGAGTCAGCCGAGATTGCCGGCATATCAGTCCGTAGCGGCAGCCGTATTGAGCAAGGCAAACACCAGCCCAAGAGTAAAGGTGAGCGAGATTGGCGCACCCGCCGAGATCCGCTATCAGGAGTGTGGGAGGAAGAGCTAGAGCCAATGCTTCGACGTGAGCCTCGTCTAGAGGCGATGACATTGTATGAATATCTAGCCGAGCATTATCCAGGCCAATATGAGCAACAATTGCGTACCTTACAAAGGCGAGTGCAGGTATGGAAAAGTATCCATGGCAAACCGCAGGAGGTAATGTTTGAGATCCGCCATCAGCCCGGCGAAATGGGTCTATCAGATTTTACCGAGCTCAAACAGGTGGAAGTTACCATCAAAGGGAAACAATATGAGCACCTGCTGTACCACTACCGTCTGGCCTACAGTGGCTGGCAATATGTGCAGGTAATCGAGGGTGGCGAGAGCTTTATCGGCTTGTCTGAAGGATTACAGAATGCGCTGCATGCCTGTGGTGGTGTACCAAAGCAGCATCGCACCGATAATTTGAGTGCTGCCTATCGGAATATGGCGGGCAAACGGCATAAACCACTAACCCAATTCTATGCCGAGCTATGTGAACACTATGGCATGAGTCCAAGTCGCAATAACCCAGGCGTGGCTCATGAAAATGGCTCCATCGAATCTCCCCATGGACATTTCAAGCGCCGGTTGCGCCAAGCTCTGTATTTGCGTGGCAGCTTTGAGTTTGAGTCAGTGAGTGCATATCAAGAATTTATCGAGCAGGTGGTTGCCAAGCTCAATTGTAAATGCAGCGCCAAGTTTGCCGAGGAAAAAGTAACCCTACAACCACTACCGAGATATCGCTGTGCCGATTACGAAGAATTGACGGTGCGGGTGACCTGCCACAGCACCATTTCGGTGCGCTGCATTCTTTACACGGTGCCATCAAGACTGATTGGCAGGCAGCTGAATATTCATATCTATCACAACCGCCTGGTCGGTTATTTGGGGCAGCAACAAGTGGTGGAACTACCCCGTTTGCGAGTACATGGGTCAGCCAAAATCCGCCGTGCTCGCTGTATTAACTACCGCCATGTAATTGATAGCCTCAGGCGTAAACCCCGTGCCTTTATTTACTGCACCTGGCAGCAAGACCTATTGCCTAATCAACAATGGCGGCAGCTGTGGCAGAGGTTACAGGCTGATTTTGAAATCGATAATGCAGCGCGCATCATGGTTGAAGCCCTCTATATTGCTGCCAAGCACGATAGAGAAACTACAGTGGCCGACTATCTTGAAACCCAACTGCAGCAGGGCACTCTCAGCCTGAAGGCTCTACAGCAACAGTTCCTACTACCCCAGCAGCAATTGAGCGTACCTCAACTAAACGTACAACAACATTCGCTTTCAGCCTATGACCAACTCCTCGAAACCAAACCCGAACAATACTCTGAGCCTGATACTCAAACAGCTACGACTCTCGCACATGCTCCAACATTGGCAGACTATCGAGCAGAAGGCCACCCAACAGCATTGGGCTTACGACCGGTTCTTGCTCGCTCTGTGCGAATTGGAACTGGATTATCGCCAACAGAATCGGATCAAACGAGCTCTCGCTGAGGCTAAATTACCTACTGGTAAAAGCTTTACCTCTTTCGATTTTGAACATTGCCCTAGTTTCAAATCAGCGCCACTGATCCAACTGGCACAAGATACGGCCTGGTTGGATAGGGCCGAAAACTGCTTGCTATTTGGACCTTCCGGGGTCGGTAAAACTCATCTTGCTGCTGCGCTCGGGCGCTCGATGATTGAAATGGGCAAACGGGTTAAGTTCTTCTCGGCCTATGCTTTGCTACAACATCTACAGCAAGCCAAACTACAACTTCAGCTTGCCTCTATCCTTGCCAAACTTGACCGCTTTGATTTACTCATTATTGATGATCTTGGCTATGTCAAAAAATCTGAGGCTGAAACTTCCGTCCTGTTTGAGCTGATTGCTCATCGTTATGAACGCAAAAGCCTCATCATTACTGCTAATCAGCCTTTCTCGCAATGGGATCACATCTTTGCCGATGACATGATGACTGTTGCTGCCGTTGACCGCCTCATTCATCATGCTCTCATTGTTGAAATTCATGCTGATAGTTTCCGTAAACGCAACGCTGTTGAGCGCTCGCAAAAATAATAATCGCTATCAATCCGAATCTTACTGCTCCTTGAGGTTCAACATATGCAGTTCCTTTCAGCTTAGTTTTAGTTGTCATTTGCACACGTCATTTACATCCGCTATTTGCCAAGTAATTGACGCCGTCGAAATTGGTAATTGACATTTAACAATCTCCATAACGGAGCTGAAATCACAACTAACGAGCCCCAATCCGCACTACATCACCATCAAATGTTGGCAGACTAAGCACAAAAGGATCGGTTGGATAGCATAGAGCCTGCTCTTCCAAAATACCAATGGCGATTTGCTCACCCATACGCAGACTGTCGTAGTAATCAGAATAGTAATGAACACCTGCCATATTGCGACCAATCGAAATGTTCGCCGCAAGCTTGTTTAACTCACCTTCTAGCGTAAGAAAGTCACCACCAGTAGATGGAACGAGATTCGCACCTGTGGCATCGGGAGTGTATTGAACCGCAACATCACCAGTTTGATAGAGGTCAAATACATCATTACCATTACGGCGAACAAACACAGCATCAGTATCAAAGAATGCCTTGAGAATAGTTACACACGCTCCAGCCACAGTTGCGTGACCAGCTCCATAAGAAGGGTGCATAGGCGAGCCTTCTTGAAACGCCATGGGAAGTAGAGCAGTGCCTGATGAATTGACAGCCCGAATTGCATTAATAGTAGGCGAAATGCCAGCGACAAGAGCGGAGAATACTGCCCCAATCTGTGGATAAGCAGTCTCGATCGCTGTTGCCTTCTCTAATCTCCCGGCCAGGGCTTCAGGACGTAGTCTAATATGATTATTAAACTTTTGATAACGCACTGCTTTCAGGGCACGAGTGGCAACTTCAGTCACAAGGGTTAAGATATGAGGCCCACCATATAGGGCAAAACCACCTGCCTGCCGAGGATGGGATTCAAGACCAGCAAAAAAGTTCCCCTGTATATCTAGACTGTTCAAAAAGAAGTTACCCTGACCAGAAAGGTTGGCAAAACCTTGATCGAATGGTGTCCGCATCGACAGCAAGATTAGGCAAGCATTTAGATATGCTTCGTACAGTGCATCATCATGCACATAGGTTGCCAGATCACGGGGAAATGTGATGAAACGACGGGGAGCACCATTAAATAGAACCGCATTATCACGCAGATTTTCGCCATTTTGAACCCGCAACCATTCATTCCACTCCGTCATATATAGCAATTCCAGATGATTATAGAGAATAATAGAGGGTAGTATATGTTGAGAAGATATGCCCCTAGAAGAATTTATCGCCAGTAACCCA
Proteins encoded in this window:
- a CDS encoding site-specific integrase is translated as MAIPKGQNPHHPKRGASTKVEPIRSKKAIDHIKKILKPRDRCLFILGINTAYRANELLSLRMRHVRWVEVGDVLDIKQSKTDQYRMASLNRSAVAALHEYVESAECQRRDDDEYLFQSQRSHVLRVPSVVNMVKRWCQDVGLKGNYGSHTLRKTWGYWQYKSGNAETLPRLMVAFGHASQKQTLDYLCIQAEDVKALFAMEL
- a CDS encoding formylglycine-generating enzyme family protein; translated protein: MFKNHKTNLKRRDLIFGALLGCGLTSILAIKRNKISATNTLAARLELKSFNFETVKVNEFGEIIDTKTRQAKEFIEDLDKSIQMEMVAIAGGSFTMGTSENEEGIWSGDSSEPQHEVHIKPFYMSRYLITQEQWLTVMGKFTVDPKYKNGRLPIAWVDWIDAQDFCQALSKITGKKYRLPSEAEWEYVCRAGTTTPFHYGETITTNLANYNGNYDAYGQGPKGENRGKATEVGQFPANPWGLHDMHGNLLEWCEDVWFNSYYGAPSDGSARSLIGWKLGRNPYKVVRGGSWITGPHSARSAYRSEYRFYRRLSRIGFRVACSLS
- the istB gene encoding IS21-like element helper ATPase IstB; translated protein: MEQKATQQHWAYDRFLLALCELELDYRQQNRIKRALAEAKLPTGKSFTSFDFEHCPSFKSAPLIQLAQDTAWLDRAENCLLFGPSGVGKTHLAAALGRSMIEMGKRVKFFSAYALLQHLQQAKLQLQLASILAKLDRFDLLIIDDLGYVKKSEAETSVLFELIAHRYERKSLIITANQPFSQWDHIFADDMMTVAAVDRLIHHALIVEIHADSFRKRNAVERSQK
- the istA gene encoding IS21 family transposase, which translates into the protein MSGQYIKQYQVQVYKKAREVGCNQNESAEIAGISVRSGSRIEQGKHQPKSKGERDWRTRRDPLSGVWEEELEPMLRREPRLEAMTLYEYLAEHYPGQYEQQLRTLQRRVQVWKSIHGKPQEVMFEIRHQPGEMGLSDFTELKQVEVTIKGKQYEHLLYHYRLAYSGWQYVQVIEGGESFIGLSEGLQNALHACGGVPKQHRTDNLSAAYRNMAGKRHKPLTQFYAELCEHYGMSPSRNNPGVAHENGSIESPHGHFKRRLRQALYLRGSFEFESVSAYQEFIEQVVAKLNCKCSAKFAEEKVTLQPLPRYRCADYEELTVRVTCHSTISVRCILYTVPSRLIGRQLNIHIYHNRLVGYLGQQQVVELPRLRVHGSAKIRRARCINYRHVIDSLRRKPRAFIYCTWQQDLLPNQQWRQLWQRLQADFEIDNAARIMVEALYIAAKHDRETTVADYLETQLQQGTLSLKALQQQFLLPQQQLSVPQLNVQQHSLSAYDQLLETKPEQYSEPDTQTATTLAHAPTLADYRAEGHPTALGLRPVLARSVRIGTGLSPTESDQTSSR